In Spinacia oleracea cultivar Varoflay chromosome 5, BTI_SOV_V1, whole genome shotgun sequence, a single window of DNA contains:
- the LOC130461706 gene encoding uncharacterized protein produces the protein MLSIFTILHAFLIKSSYIISVKLLWRGEECWTEFLNLLNVAEAAATAASSPHFPLNTTDFIVRRTGILRPAVSEKILDVMHQNAQNCLASCPIQAVDEVAARELIPNLSTPLNRAFFMPKAENVNPHHYLKALFLASEHLAKRLSSTGFPGKEIALHKKVVTSLSEVGGYFSFCL, from the exons ATGTTGTCCATATTTACTATTTTGCATGCTTTTCTCATTAAGTCATCATATATTATATCAGTGAAGCTTCTATGGAGGGGTGAAGAATGCTGGACTGAGTTTTTGAATCTTCTAAATGTTGCAGAAGCTGCTGCCACGGCAGCTTCTAGTCCTCACTTTCCACTCAACACTACTGATTTCATTGTTCGAAGAAC GGGCATATTGAGACCAGCTGTTAGTGAAAAGATTTTGGATGTCATGCATCAA AATGCTCAAAATTGTCTAGCAAGTTGTCCAATACAGGCCGTTGATGAAGTTGCTGCAAGAGAGCTTATACCAAATTTATCTACGCCTTTGAACAGAGCCTTCTTTATGCCTAAAGCTGAGAATGTTAATCCCCACCACTATCTTAAG GCACTTTTTCTTGCAAGTGAACATTTGGCCAAGAGGTTGTCATCAACAGGTTTCCCTGGCAAGGAAATAGCTTTGCACAAGAAAGTTGTCACTTCACTAAGTGAAGTGGGAGGTTATTTCTCATTCTGTCTTTAA
- the LOC130461707 gene encoding uncharacterized protein yields MSGSTPNSKLKRIRKYIDQDRLIYAFQIDQREEEKPVEVKPTEDNLEGAKMGERTLKEMAAPNTGDDPLCIVFLELDKPLKLNSGFLNLLPKYYGKSGENPHRHLKEFKVVCSSMNLEGVEQDHIRLHAFPFSLQDVAKDWLYDLPAGSIKTWNVMASTFLGKYFPASLIGSIMKKICGIRQNDNESLYEYWERFKRLCSSCPQHQISEQLLIQYFYEGLLPTDRGMIDASSGGALVDKTPTQARALISNMAQNTQQHGSRNDVKRVNGVDLSGIQNQLQENAQQIATLTTIVCKIVASNESKARVCGICYNESHPTDKCPELQSEIVNAIGGYSGQRKYDPYSQTYNEGWKDHPNLRYGNRPQLPQSNQPR; encoded by the coding sequence ATGAGCGGTAGCACACCTAATTCTAAACTCAAGCGAATCAGGAAGTATATAGATCAAGATAGATTAATCTACGCGTTTCAAATAGATCAACGAGAAGAAGAGAAACCAGTGGAAGTTAAACCAACAGAAGATAATCTAGAAGGAGCAAAAATGGGTGAAAGAACCTTGAAGGAGATGGCAGCCCCAAATACGGGAGATGATCCTCTCTGCATTGTGTTTCTAGAGCTGGACAAACCCCTCAAACTGAATTCAGGTTTCCTTAATCTTCTTCCCAAATACTACGGCAAGTCAGGTGAGAATCCTCATCGACATTTAAAagagtttaaggttgtttgttctTCTATGAATCTTGAAGGAGTTGAACAAGATCATATTAGATTGCatgcttttcctttttctttgcaaGATGTGGCTAAAGATTGGTTGTATGATCTTCCTGCTGGATCAATTAAGACTTGGAATGTTATGGCATCAACTTTTCTAGGAAAATACTTTCCAGCAAGTctaattggatccatcatgAAGAAGATATGTGGAATTAGGCAGAATGATAATGAGTCCTTGTATGAGTATTGGGAACGTTTTAAGAGGTTGTGTTCCTCATGTCCCCAACATCAGATTAGTGAACAACTATTAATTCAATACTTTTATGAAGGCTTATTACCTACTGATAGGGGTATGATAGATGCTTCGAGTGGGGGGGCATTAGTTGATAAAACACCAACCCAAGCTAGGGCTTTAATTTCTAATATGGCTCAAAACACCCAACAACATGGTTCTAGAAATGATGTTAAAAGAGTAAATGGAGTTGATTTAAGTGGTATTCAGAATCAATTACAAGAAAATGCTCAACAAATTGCTACTTTAACTACTATTGTGTGTAAAATTGTTGCTAGTAATGAGTCTAAGGCTAGAGTTTGTGGAATTTGCTATAATGAGTCTCATCCTACTGATAAATGTCCTGAATTGCAATCTGAAATTGTGAATGCTATAGGTGGTTATTCTGGTCAAAGAAAATATGATCCTTACTCACAAACTTATAATGAAGGTTGGAAAGACCACCCTAATCTAAGGTATGGAAATAGACCACAACTTCCACAATCTAATCAACCAAGGTAA
- the LOC130461956 gene encoding uncharacterized protein: MKTMMLGLKEGEHVKVHCTKRTFNMEKDFEISVTVEDTDQLLSGAWLNISIIQVFVTALSELCFHDDCHPNSIGFMCPEMISTTMLKSDADRILLYMTRSMSALSSKTFILCPYYEKSHWMLLVLCLSKREVYIFDSQQKKRNLMIKEPLNNAFRSYKRLGGQSKGTKLTWIPAQCAQQPGSLDCGYYVMRFMYDIIMNHGNSQDLTKDFSRTLPYSPEEINEVNDFWADYFMNNVEFLA; this comes from the exons atgaaaactatgatgttgggattaaaagaaggggagcacgttaaggtacattgcactaaaaggacattcaatatggaaaaggactttgaaattagtgtcaccgttgaagacaccgatcaacttctctcgggagcatggctcaatatatcaataatacaagtttttgttac ggctttgagtgagttgtgttttcacgatgattgtcaccccaatagtattggattcatgtgcccggagatgatctcgaccaccatgttaaagtccgatgcagatcgaattctattgtacatgacgaggtccatgagtgcacttagttctaagacattcatcttatgtccatactacgaaaa gagtcactggatgcttttagttctttgcttgtctaaacgtgaggtctacatatttgattctcaacagaagaagagaaatttgatgattaaggagccactaaacaa tgcttttcggagttacaagagactaggtggacaatctaagggaactaaattaacatggattccagcacag tgtgctcaacaaccgggatcactagattgtggctactacgtcatgcgttttatgtacgacataataatgaatcatggtaatagtcaagatcttactaag gatttttcaagaacattgccctattcaccggaggagattaatgaggtgaacgatttttgggcagattacttcatgaacaatgtcgaatttttagcttaa